One region of Bactrocera neohumeralis isolate Rockhampton chromosome 5, APGP_CSIRO_Bneo_wtdbg2-racon-allhic-juicebox.fasta_v2, whole genome shotgun sequence genomic DNA includes:
- the LOC126758315 gene encoding 28S ribosomal protein S29, mitochondrial: MLARHSLKLPRLTNMCASFCTATAEAAAEPLYNRPKLAPTDYRTGETNTDLHSKVHEAKFYTIAPEIKKQLFSGGGLPRQYEQQIKTFTETCLMVRPAGLELINYIRNTDFKRPAIRYVLYGDNGVGKTLIMAHALHYGLQNNFVLVHVPWVPNWMKRPKETANAAQEGFIDLPFDAAAWLVHFKTQNSNLLTKLQLKTSKDYVWSKREATPAGSTLLELVEHGIARIKFASETIAALLSELKQHASEDKCKVMVAIDGFNAFFHPETRVFGDHKQRITPDRITLTQPFLDITNYNWTNGVCILTVDKIGMTEGYMESYMPRYLLGKEGFEHLDPFVPVRVDNYSDKEFASCVQYYLDRNWIQKTPEGFDEQLKYLSNKNPYTLMQLTRSL; this comes from the coding sequence atGTTGGCTAGACATTCTTTAAAACTACCACGATTGACAAACATGTGTGCATCATTCTGTACTGCGACAGCGGAGGCTGCGGCGGAGCCTCTTTATAATCGCCCTAAACTTGCCCCAACTGATTACCGCACTGGCGAGACAAACACCGACTTGCATTCTAAAGTGCATGAAGCCAAGTTCTACACAATTGCAccagaaattaaaaaacaactgTTTAGCGGTGGTGGACTTCCCCGACAGTACgagcaacaaataaaaacatttaccgAAACTTGTCTCATGGTGCGACCGGCCGGTTTAGAGTTAATAAATTATATCCGTAATACGGATTTCAAACGACCAGCGATACGATACGTATTATACGGTGACAAtggtgttggcaaaactttaaTTATGGCGCATGCATTGCACTATGGGTTACAAAACAATTTTGTGCTTGTACATGTACCATGGGTACCCAATTGGATGAAGCGTCCAAAAGAAACTGCTAACGCTGCACAAGAAGGTTTTATCGATTTACCTTTCGATGCGGCAGCGTGGTTAGTGCACTTTAAAACTCAAAACTCTAATCTACTTACCAAGCTACAATTGAAAACCAGTAAGGATTACGTCTGGAGTAAAAGAGAAGCAACTCCAGCTGGTTCTACATTATTGGAATTGGTGGAGCACGGTATTGCGCGTATTAAATTCGCCTCCGAAACAATAGCTGCTTTGTTATCCGAGCTGAAGCAACATGCTAGTGAAGATAAATGTAAAGTTATGGTTGCTATTGATGgttttaatgcatttttccaCCCGGAGACACGTGTGTTTGGGGATCATAAACAACGTATAACACCTGATCGTATTACACTGACCCAACCTTTCCTCGATATTACTAATTACAATTGGACTAATGGTGTGTGTATATTAACGGTGGATAAAATAGGAATGACCGAAGGTTATATGGAGTCGTACATGCCACGTTATTTACTCGGTAAGGAAGGATTCGAACATTTAGATCCATTTGTGCCAGTACGTGTGGATAACTACAGTGATAAAGAGTTCGCGAGTTGTGTACAATACTATTTAGATCGAAATTGGATTCAGAAAACACCAGAAGGCTTTGACGAACAACTTAAGTACCTAAGCAATAAAAATCCTTATACATTAATGCAATTAACACGTTCGTTGTAA
- the LOC126758314 gene encoding LOW QUALITY PROTEIN: phosphatidylinositol-3-phosphatase SAC1 (The sequence of the model RefSeq protein was modified relative to this genomic sequence to represent the inferred CDS: substituted 2 bases at 2 genomic stop codons), with the protein MDTSWDIHDDMNLYITPERFVVEPNGKDELLVIDRVVNTVRVQSKGNQLNNQVPTRRVCGILGTIQLLGGHYLIVATHRLYVGMLNGAIIWRLAGYDIIPYIPTITHLRPKQREQNETYLNMLRQTLDTRFFYFSYWYDLTHSLQRLHGMPPDFKKNGLFERADERFVWNGALLRNFNCPEMRKFALPIVLGFVSINQVQVNGQTFFWSIISRRSIHRAGTRFFARGIDETGNVANFVETEQIVEYNGQRISFVQTRGSMPFFWRQLPNLRYKPDPELVPGKDHLAACLKHFEAQVMLYGRQIVLNLVDQKRAEGNLERAFRTFVQQMNNPNVRYEAFDFHAECKKMRWDRLQILIDRVAHEQDEFSVFHLREDGGLVSAQDGVFRTNCVDCLDRTNVVQSMLAKRSLNAVLQKLGILQAGQVVERASPNFEYIFKGXVVYSYTKXTLTYLFVCIQVWADNADVISLQYSGTGALKTDFTRTGKRTKAGLMQDGVNSATRYYLNNFADGSRQDGFDLFLGKYVVKPDEGNLLPSPLVVTRTWRYNTIPSVLLFAVAMLFITAIFPAEFNTESLLFLLFWGTIVGVGTTGILHYGVEFVDWPRLHPPIKIEA; encoded by the exons atggacaccAGTTGGGATATACACGATGACATGAATTT ATACATAACGCCGGAACGTTTCGTTGTGGAACCCAATGGCAAAGATGAACTGCTGGTAATTGATCGCGTTGTGAATACAGTACGTGTTCAAA GCAAAGGCAACCAACTAAACAACCAAGTGCCCACAAGGCGTGTATGTGGCATACTTGGCACCATTCAACTACTTGGTGGTCATTACCTAATTGTTGCCACTCATCGCCTTTATGTGGGCATGCTAAATGGCGCCATAATATGGCGTTTGGCAGGTTACGATATTATACCCTACATTCCAACTATAACACATTTGCGCCCCAAACAACGCGAGCAAAATGAAACATATCTTAACATGTTGCGGCAAACCCTGGACACTCGTTTCTTCTACTTTTCCTATTGGTACGATTTGACACACTCGCTACAGCGCTTGCACGGCATGCCGCCGGACTTCAAGAAG AACGGTTTGTTCGAGCGTGCCGACGAGCGCTTCGTTTGGAATGGCGCTTTACTGCGTAACTTTAATTGTCCGGAAATGCGCAAATTCGCCTTGCCAATCGTACTAGGCT TTGTTTCCATAAATCAAGTGCAAGTAAATGGCCAAACGTTCTTTTGGTCAATCATATCACGCCGCTCTATACACCGCGCCGGCACACGTTTTTTCGCGCGTGGCATTGACGAGACGGGTAATGTAGCCAATTTTGTGGAAACGGAACAAATTGTCGAGTACAATGGACAACGTATATCCTTTGTGCAG ACGCGAGGCAGTATGCCCTTCTTTTGGCGACAATTACCAAACCTAAGGTATAAACCTGATCCGGAACTGGTGCCGGGTAAGGATCACTTGGCGGCATGCTTGAAACATTTCGAAGCACAGGTGATGCTTTACGGACGTCAAATAGTTCTAAACCTG GTGGACCAAAAACGCGCGGAGGGCAATTTGGAACGCGCATTCCGCACATTTGTTCAGCAAATGAATAATCCCAatgtacgctatgaagccttcgACTTTCATGCAGAATGCAAGAAAATGCGTTGGGATCGCTTGCAGATTCTGATTGATCGCGTGGCCCACGAGCAGGATGAGTTCTCAGTATTTCATTTACGCGAAGATGGCGGTTTGGTATCAGCGCAAGATGGCGTCTTTCGCACAAATTGTGTTGATTGCTTGGATCGCACTAATGTTGTGCAAAGTATGCTAGCCAAGCGTTCCCTGAATGCGGTCCTACAAAAACTGGGCATTTTGCAAGCCGGCCAAGTTGTAGAACGAGCGTCGCCCAATTTCGAGTATATTTTCAAGGGGTAAGTTGTATACTCATATACTAAATAAACATTAACTTACTTGTTTGTGTGTATTCAGGTTTGGGCGGATAATGCGGATGTGATTTCATTGCAATATTCCGGTACTGGCGCTTTGAAAACCGATTTCACACGCACAGGAAAACGTACAAAAGCCGGTCTTATGCAGGATGGTGTCAATTCAGCAACCCGTTACTATCTCAATAATTTTGCTGATGGAAGTAGACAG GATGGTTTTGATCTATTTCTGGGCAAGTATGTGGTTAAACCGGACGAAGGCAATTTACTGCCGTCACCGTTAGTGGTTACACGTACTTGGCGCTACAACACG aTACCTTCCGTTTTGCTGTTCGCCGTGGCAATGCTCTTCATTACCGCCATCTTTCCGGCAGAATTTAATACCGAAAGCTTGCTTTTCCTTTTATTCTGGGGCACAATTGTTGGAGTGGGCACAACTGGCATATTACACTATGGCGTGGAGTTTGTCGACTGGCCGCGTTTGCATCCACCAATTAAGATCGAAGCCTAG